GGCGCGGGTGGGCTTGCCGAGGGCCGGGGGAGGTGTGCTACGAGGAAAGTCCTTCCGGGGGGTGGGACGGGTTCTGCGTCTCAAGAAAATTCGCGCTGAACCCGATCCCGGGCTCTGAACGGTCGCCGGGCGGCTCGGAGCACGAGAACAAGCCGGAGAGGAAGTTCCCCCCGACTCCTCCCGGACAGCCCGTCGAACGTCGCAGCAGGAGCCAGGACAAGCGGAATGGGGAAGTCGCTCGTCATCGTCGAGTCGCCCGCCAAGGCGCGGACCATCAACAAGTATCTCGGACGAGACTACGTGGTGAAGTCCAGTGTCGGGCACATCCGTGATCTCCCGACGAGTGGCTCCGGCAAGAAGGTCGATCCGAAGGCACGTGCGGCCGCTGCGGCGAAGACGCGCAAGATGCCGGAGGCCAAGCGCGAGAAGCACAAGAAGGAGCAGGCCAAGAAGGCGCTCTTCGCTCGCATGGGGATCAACCCGGAGAAGGATTGGGCCGCGACCTACGAGATCCTCCCGGGCAAGGAGAAGGTGGTCAACGAGCTGAAGAAGCTCGCCAAGGACGCCGACCAGGTCTATCTCGCGACGGATCTCGATCGCGAGGGCGAAGCGATCGCATGGCATCTGCGCGAGGTGATCGGCGGCGACGAGAAGCGCTTCAAGCGGGTCGTCTTCAACGAGATCACGAAGAGCGCGATCCAGCAGGCCTTCGAAGATCCCGGCGATCTCGACATCTCCCGGGTGAACGCCCAGCAGGCGCGACGGTTCCTCGATCGCGTGGTCGGCTACATGCTCTCGCCGCTCCTGTGGGCGAAGCTCGCGCGCGGTCTTTCTGCGGGACGCGTCCAGTCGGTCGCGGTCCGTCTGATCGTCGAGCGCGAGAAGGAGATCCGCGCCTTCGTCCCGGAGGAATTCTGGGAGGTCCACGCCGACACGAAGACGGCCAAGAAGGAGGCGCTCCGCCTCGAAGTCGCCAAGCAGAACGGCGAGAATTTCCGGCCGACCTCCGAGGAGCAGACGAACGCGGCCCTCGCGCTGCTCGAGGCCGCCGACTACGAAGTCGCCGAGCGCAAGGACAAGCCGACCAAGACGCGCCCCGGCGCGCCCTACATCACGTCGACGCTCCAGCAGGCGGCGAGCACGCGCCTCGGGTTCAGCGTCAAGAAGACGATGATGCTCGCCCAGCGGCTCTACGAAGCCGGTCACATCACGTACATGCGAACCGACTCGACGAATCTCTCCGCGGAGGCGGTCGAGTCCTGCCGCGAGCTGATCGGCGGGGAATACGGTCCGCGCTACCTGCCCGAAGAGGCCAAGTCGTATTCGAGCAAGGAAGGCGCGCAGGAGGCCCACGAGGCGATCCGGCCGTCCGACGTGGCCGTGAAGCCCGGTTCGATCTCCGGTCTCGAGCGCGACCAGGAACGTCTCTACGACATGATCTGGCGCCAGTTCGTCGCGTGCCAGATGACGCAGGCCGAGTACCTCTCGACCAATCTGACGATCAAGGCCGGCGACTTCGAGCTGAAGACCCGCGGCCGGATCCTGGTCTTCGACGGCTACACGAAGGTCCAGCCGACGACGGGCAAGAGCGATGCGAACGTCGCCCTTCCGGACGTCCAGGTCGGCGAACGGCTCCAGCTCGAGAAGCTCGACCCCAGTCAGCACTTCACGAAGCCGCCGTCCCGCTTCGGCGAAGCGAGCCTCGTGAAGGAGCTCGAGAAGCGCGGCATCGGTCGGCCCTCGACCTACGCGTCGATCATCTCGACGATCCAGGACCGCGGCTACGTCCGCCTCGACAACCGCCGCTTCCACGCCGAGAAGATGGGCGAGATCGTGACCGAGCGACTCGTCGAGAACTTCGGCGACCTGATGGACTACGGCTTCACCGCCGGGCTGGAAGAGGCCCTCGACGAGGTGGCCGTCGGCTCCAAACAGTGGAAGAAGGTCCTCGGGGACTTCTACGACGATTTCCGCAAGACGCTCACCGCCGCGGAGGACCAGGCGAAGGGCATGCGGCCCAACTCGCCGACGGACACCGACATCCCGTGTCCGCAGTGCGAGCGGCCCATGCAGATCCGCACGGCGTCGACCGGCGTCTTCCTCGGCTGCTCCGGCTACGCGCTTCCGCCCAAGGAGCGCTGCAAGAGCACGATCAACCTCGTGTCCGGCGACGAAGTGGAGACGGTGGGCGAGGACGAGGAAGAGAACGAGGCGCGGCTGCTGCTCAAGAAGCGGCATTGTCCGAAGTGCGAGACCGCCATGGACAGCTACCTCGTCGACGAAGGCCGCAAGCTCCACGTCTGCGGCAACAACCCGGACTGCACCGGCTTCGAGGTGGAGACCGGCACGTTCCAGATCAAGGGCTACGACGGCCCGGTCCTCGAGTGCGACAAGTGCGGCGAGGACATGCAGCTCAAGTCCGGGCGCTTCGGCAAGTACTTCGGCTGCACGAGCGACGACTGCAAGAACACGCGCAAGCTGCTGCGGAACGGGGAGCCGGCCCCGCCGAAGGTCGACCCCATCCCGATGGAGCACCTGAAGTGCGAGCGCTGCGACGACTTCTTCCTGCTGCGGGACGGAGCGGCGGGGATCTTCCTCGCGGCCAGCCAGTTCCCGAAGCACCGGGAGACCCGGGCCCCGTCCATCGAAGAGATCAAGAGCGTCGAGGACAAGCTCGACGAGAAGTACAAGTTCCTGGCGACCGCGCCACTCACGGACCACGAGGGGCGTCCGGCGATCGTCCGCTTCGCGCGCAAGACCAAGGAGCAGTACGTCACCTCGGAGCAGGACGGCAAGACGACCGGCTGGCGCGCCACCTATCAGGACGGCAAGTGGGTCGAGGAGATCCCGCCGCCGAAGAAGGCCGTCAAGGCGAAGGGCGCGGCCAAGAAGAAGCGGGCGGCCGCCAAGAAAGCGCCCAAGCGCAAGAGCGCGGCCAAGAAGAAGGCCGCCAAGAACGTGTCCAAGAAGGCGTCGAAGAAGGCAGCCAAGAAGAAGGCCGCGAAGAAGAAGGCAGCGGGGAAGTAGACTCCGCGAGTTCGCCTCGGCCGCTTCGCGTCGCACTGGCTACCGCGGTGCGTCTCCGGCACGTTCTTGCTCGAACCGAGCGAGGCTCCCGAGATGACCTGGACACCCGACACGCCCGAAGCGCGACTCGATCGACTCGAGTCCCTCGACGCGATCCGTCAGCTCGTGGCCAAGTACTGCCTGGCCCTCGACATGCGCGACCTCGACGCGCTCTGCGGGCTCTTCCCGGAAGACGTGCGCGTCAGTCGTGACGAGACCGGTCGTCGAGCCCTCAAGGTCTGGTTCGACCAGACGCTCCGCGACCAGTTCACCGGGACGGCCCACGTCACCGGCAACCACATCATCGAGTTCGACGACCCCGACCACGCCCGCGGCCTCGTGTACAGCCGGAACGAGCACGAGGCGGGCGAGGAATGGGTGATCATGACGATGGTCTATTGGGATCGCTACGAGCGGCTCGGAGGAGCGTGGCTCTTCCGTCGGCGTCTGCCGCTCTACTGGTACGCGACGGATCTGAACGCGCCGCCGGTCGGCGACAAGAAGATGCGGTGGCCCGACCGGGAGGCGTACGACGGGGGCTTCGCGCAGTTCTTCGCGTCGTGGGCGCGCTTCTGGTCCGACGACTACGTGCGGGACTCCGAGGTGCCGGCCCCGGCGCCCCTCGATGGCTTCCTGGCGCGCATGGCTCCGGAAGACGAGCGGCTCCCGGTTCGGGTTCGCTAGGGAGGGCGCGTGATGATCAGGGGCCTGCAGATCGTCTCCGTCGGGATCGCATCGATCGTGATCGTCGCATCGATCGCCTGGTTCGCCGTAGGGGGTGCTGCCGGGATCGCCGAGTCTCAGCTTCCCGAGTTCCCGGACTGGCCGGCGCCGCAGGGCGATCTCGCCGCGGGTGGCGAGGGGGATTTCCATTTCGCCACGTGGTCGCCCTACGACTTCGACATCCTGCTTCGCCGCCGTCCGCTTCCGGTCCCGACCACGGGACTCGGCACGCTCGTGCTCCCGGACGGCGTTTCCGCCGAGGCGCCGGTGCCGGCGGTGGTGCTCGTCCACGGCAGCGGCGGGATCACGCCGGGGCGCGAGATGCGGATCGCGCAGACCCTGGCGGAAGCCGGAATCGCGGGGTTCGTGATCGACTACTACCGGCCGCGCGGGATCACCACGGAGACGCCGTACCTGTCGAAGGTCATGGCGGTGACGGAGTTCGACGCAGCGACCGATGCGTACGCGGCCCTGCGACTGCTCTCGACCCATCCCGCGATCGACGGGGCGCGAATCGGAATGATCGGCTTCTCGTACGGAGGCATGGCGGTACGGATCGCGATGGACGAGCGCGTCCGGGAGGCGGTCGCGCCGGCTCATTCGGGCTTCGCCGCCTTCGTCGACGTCTATGGCCCGTGCTTCCAGGACTGGGGGACGAAGCGCGTGAACGGTGCTCCCCTGCTCACCCTGCGCGGAACCGAGGACGCCTCGAACGACCTCGCGGCGTGCGGCGAGCGGGAGGCGGCGTTGCGTTCGCTCGGCGTCGAGGTCGACGCGCGGGTGTACGAGGGCGCTGGGCACGCGTGGGAAGCGGAGACCCCGCGTCGGCTCTTCGAGGAGTCCCCCTACGTCGCCGGGTGCACGATCGAGTACGACGAGCAGGGCCATTCGTGGATCGAGGACGTGCCGATCGTCGATGGAGACCCCGACGACACGCGTGCGGAGCGGGTCGTGATGCGGCTCTCGAGCGGGGGACCGATGGCCGCCTGCGTGCACTCGGGATACCTGATCGGTCGTGACGACGAGGCGAGGGCGAAGGCGACTGCGGCCTTCCTGGGCTTCTTCGCGAAGACCCTCGGTGCGGAGGGCGGCGGATGAGCACCCGGCGAGGGCGCGGAACGCGGCCGGCGATGGCGGTCGTGGCCCTGGTCGGCCTGGTCGGCGGGGCGGTCGCCCTCGCTGAGCGGGACGAGGCGGCGGACGCGGTCGAGGGGACCGTCGTCCTGTTGCACGGCCTCGGCCGTAGCGAGAACAACATGCGGATCCTCGAGTGGCGGCTGGAGGCGCGCGGATACCGGGTCTGCAATGTCGGATACGACACGCGCGTGGCGACGATCGAGGACGCGACCGACGAGGTCGCCCGGGCGATCGCGGTCTGCGAGCCCGGCGTCGAACCGGTCCACTTCGTGACCCACTCGCTGGGCGGGTTGGTCCTGAGGGCGCTCCTTCCGCGATACCCGGATCTACGGCCCGGGCGCGCCGTGATGCTCGCTCCCCCCAATCACGGCAGCGAGATCGCCGACAGGCTTCGGGATCTGGGTTGGTTGACGGCGGTGATGGGGCCGCTCGCCGCGCAGCTCGGGACCCGCCCGGAGGACCTCCCGAAACGCCTCCCGGTCCCCTCGATTCCCTTCGGTGTCATCGCCGGAGACGACTGGATCAACCCTGCGGGTCCGCTCTGGCTCCCGTCCCCGCACGACGGGACGGTCAGCGTCGAGAGTACGCGCCTCGAGGGGATGCGGGACCACATCGTGCTCCCCTACACCCACACCTTCATCGTCGCCGCGGGGCCAGTCGCAGACGAGGTCGACACCTTTCTGCGACGGGGCCGATTCGGCGCCGGGGGGCAGGCGGCAGAAGCGTCCGAAAGCTGCCTTGGCGGCGTCGGAATCGATCCCCTACCTTCCGCGGGCCTGGTCGCGTGCGACGCCCGCCCCGGTCCACCTCGATTCGGAGGCGGAGCAGGTCGGAACGACTCCGGTTCGCCGGAATCGTGACGATCGTCGGAAGTCGCGCGATCCCAGGTACGTCGTCCTCCTGGTCCTGGCAGAGTCCGGATGGGAAGAGGGCGGAGACAAAAGCGATCCCTGCTCTCCGGATGTGGAAGGAGGGGTCGTACATGCGCCCGACGAAGGATCGCGAATCGCGACCGCGGGCACGGAGTGAGTTCGTGAAGAAGATTTATGTTGGCAACCTTCCCTGGGCCACGACAGACGACGATCTGCGTGAGCTCTTCTCTACTTACGGCGCCGTCGCGTCCTCGGCGGTCGTGAACGATCGCGAGACCGGCCGCTCGCGCGGCTTCGGCTTCGTCGAGATGGAAGGGGCCGACGCTGACAAGGCCATCGGCGAGCTCGACGGCCGCGACTACGGCGGCCGCGCGCTGCGCGTCAACGAGGCGCTCGACAAGCGTCGCGGTGGCGGCGGCGGTGGTGGCGGCGGCGGCGGCGGCGGTCGCTGGTAGACTGCACCGCCGCTTCGGGAGGGCTGAGTCTTCTCCCGATGCTCGGTGATGTTCGAGACTTGAATCCGAAGGCGCGAGCCGACGCGGCGGACACGTTCATCCGCAGGCCGCGCGCTTCGGTGTTCCGAATGCGAGGCCGTGAGGCACACGCACCCTTTCGGGACGAGTCGAACGACGGAAGCCCCGATCTTCGGTTCGGGGCTTTCGTGCATCCGGGGATGGGCTGGCGCAGCCAGCGGGCCTCGGCGGAGTGGGCGTCCGGGATGCGGAGGCGATGAACAGAACGCTTCGACGCGCGCTGTGGTCCCGGCCCTTCGTTCTGGCGGCCGCCGGGCTGGGCGCGGGCCTCGTGAACCCGCGCTTTCGGCCCGGACCCATCGACGAGATCGTGATCGCGAGTGTCGCCGTGCCCGCCCTGTTGGCGGCGTGGGCCGCCGAACGTCCTTCACTCACGCGGGGCGCGAACGTCGTCTCGATCGGGATCGGCCTGATCGGCTGGACGATCTTCTCGTTCGTGACCAACGGGGTCTACGGGCCGCTGGTCGTGGGCTTCCTGCTCGAGATCCTGATCGCGGCGATCTCGATGGGCGTGCGCGGGGTGACGGCCGTGACGGTCGGTTCCTCCCTCGCGCTGGTCGGCATGGCCTGGACGCGGGGGGCCGATGCGATCGGGATCCTGAGCTTCGAGCTCGTTCTGGTCGCGGCAGCAGGGGCGCTCGGCGCCGCGATGGTCCGGCGCCGGCAGACGAGTGAGCTCGCGCTCCGGACCCAGGGCGAGGAGCTCGGACAGCGCCTCGATTCGCTCCAGCGGGAGCTCGAGGACGAGCGCGTGATCAGCCGGGTCGGGGAGAACGTCGCGCGGCTCGCGCACGGATTGAAGAACGCCGTGCACAGCCTGCGCGGCTTCGTGACGCTGATCGAGCCGGAGCTCGACCGCGGCGCGAGCGGGCAGGCGGCCCTCGCCGGGCTCCATGCCGCGATCGATGATCTCGAGAAGCTCGCGCGACTCACGCTCGCAGACGGCGACGCCGGCGGGACGGTGGGGCCCACACCCGAGTCGGCTCGCAGCGGCGCGGCGGGCGCGAGCTCCCTGGGCGAGCTGCTCGCTGCCGCGCGCGGGGAGATCGAAACCGCGAATCCCGGTGTCGAATGGACGGTCGACCTCTCGGACGGCGCGGAGGCCGCGCGCGTCGGGGTGGAGCGGGAGACCCTGCTCGAGATGTTCGTGATCCTGATGCGAAACGCCGTCGAGGCGATGGACGGGCGAGGGCGGGGGCGCGTGGAGCTCTCTCGGCTCGGCCGATTCGTGCGCATCGCCGTCGCGGACGAGGGGCCGGGCTTCCCCGCAGAGATGCTCGGCGGCGAGCTCCAGCCGGGCGTCACCACCAAGGAGAAGGGCAGCGGCTTCGGCCTCTTTCTCGCCCGACGGATCGCAGGGGACGCCGGCGGCCATCTCGAGATCGGAAACCTCGAGACGGGGGGCGCATTCGTCCAGGTCGCGCTTCCTTCTGTCGAAGAGGGTTTCGACGAAGCTGGCGCGGAGGTCTGACGGGCGAAGGATGGCGGATTCGATTCTGATCGCGGAGGACGAGCGCGCTTCGGGGGAGTACCTGAAGCTCCTGCTCGAGGAGATGGGCTACGAGGTCCGGCTCGTCGGAAACGGCGTCGAGGCGCTGCTCGCGCTCGAGGCGCGAAGCTTCGACCTCGTGATCACCGATCTGCGCATGCCTTCGATGGACGGCTTCGAGCTGCTGACCCACCTCGGGCAGCGCTGGCCGGGGATGCCCGCGATCGTGCTGTCGGCGAACGAGAATCCGCAGGACGTGATCGATGCCGTTCGCCTCGGGGCGGTGAACTACCTGCTCAAGCCCGCGACGCCGGCGAGCGTCGGGTCCGCGGTGGAAAGAGCGCTCCTCACCCGGAGTCGCACGGTCGTCGAGGACGCGACGGTTCCGGAGCTCGTCGGCGAGAGCAAGGCGATGGTCGAGGTCCGCCACCGGGTCCTGATGGCCGCGCGGAGCGACGTGCACGTCCTCGTGACGGGCGACACGGGAACCGGCAAGGAGCTCGTGTCCCGCGCGATCCACACGCACTCGGGCCTGAGCAAGGGGCCCTTCGTCGCGCACAATTGCGCGCTGTCCCCTTCGGACCTCTTCGAGAGCGAGTTCTTCGGTCACCGCCGCGGTGCGTTCACCGGGGCCGACCGCGACCGCCGTGGGCTCCTTCGCGAGGCCCACGAGGGCGTGCTCTTCCTCGACGAGCTCGAGACCCTCGACATGGGCTTTCAGGCGAAGCTGCTGCGCGTGATCGACGACGGCGAGGTCCGGCCCGTCGGCGCCGAGAAGGCGGAGCGGGTGAACGTCCGCTTCGTCGCCGCGACCAATCGCGAGGCGCAGGTGATGATCGACGAGGGGAGCCTGCGCGAGGATCTCTACTACCGTCTCCGAGGCGTGGAGATCCGACTGCCCGCGCTCGCCGACCGCCGCGAGGACATTCCGCTCCTGGTCGCTCACTTCGACAAGGCGGGGTCCGCCGGCTTCACGCCGGAGGCGATCGAGGCCCTGTGTGCAGCGCCGCTGCCGGGCAACGTGCGTCAGCTGCGGAACCTCGTGCAGGGGGCGCGGGCCGCAGCGGGGGACGCGCCGGTGGGGATGCTGCACCTCCCGACGGATCAGATCGGACGCGGCGGACCGGTCGTTCCGACCGGAAGTGGCGCGGAGGGCGTGCCGCGCGGCGTGCCCCTCCGCGAGATCGAGCGCCGGGCGATCGTCCAGGCGCTCGAGGACTGCGACGGGAACCGCACGCGTGCCGCGAAGCTCCTCGACATCGATCGCTCGACGCTGCGACGGAAGGTCGCGGAGTACGGGATCGACGCCTGACGACCCGGTCGTCGCGGGCAGCCGGGGGCTTCGCTTCGGAAGGTCCGGGCGCTCGCGCGAGCGGTGGCCCGCCGATCAGGGCGTCGGTGCGGCCGGGCGGAGCGGAGGCGGAGACGTCGTCTTCGCGCGGGGGGCGAGCGCGGTGAGGTAGCGGTCGAGGGCGTCGAGCTCGGCACGGGAACCGCCCACGAACTCGATGCCGTAGCCAGCGGGCTCGATCTCCCCGCCCTGGTTCGGTCGCAACGCGCGCCGCGTCCAGACGACGCGACCGACGAGCTGGAGCTCGGCCTCGTCGGGCAGAGCGATCGTGATGACGACCCTTCGTCCCGCGGCGAGGGGCTCCCACGACTTCACGTAGGCGCCGCCGCGGGAGAGATTGGCGGTGGTTTCCTCGGCGCTCCGGAAGAACGCGCGACCGGTCGCCGGTTCGGTCTCGGCATCGACCGTCGTGATCCGGACGGGAACCGCCGTCGCGACCCGCGGAAACTTCTGCAGTCCGGTCTGCGCCTGGCGCCACTGGCCCATGGGAAACCAACCCTCCTGGCTTGCGCATCGGCGGGCGGAGGGCCGGCTTGAGCCCCGCCTGAGTGGGCGGGGTGAAGGGCCTACGTGGCGAGCTGGGAGAGCCAGCGGCCGGGTCAGTCGCTCAGGCCGAGGAAGGGGAACTGGATCGTCTGGTTCAGCTCGTCCTCGTCGGTCATGTCCGCGGGAAGGTAGAGGGCCTTCTCGGCATTCGAGAGCGTCGTCTGCGCCAGGCGGTTCGCCTTGCGGCGGGTCGCCTTCCGGTGGTTCGTCAGCACCTCGGCGCTTCGGCTGAGGTCGTTCGGCGTGAACACCGGGACCTCGGCCTGGTGCGCGCGCTCCTCGCAGAGCGCCTTGAGCATCGCCGTCGTGAGCCGCTTGCCCTCGACCTTGCCGCCTCGACCGAGGGTGCAGAGGAGGGGACCCGCGTCCTGGCCGCGCCGATCGAGCCAGTCCTCGAGGACGATCAGCTCGTCGTTCGACAGCTCGACCTTGCGGCCGCGGCCGCCGCCCTTCGGGCGGGCGGTGATCGTGCAGGCGCCGGTCTTGTTGTTGAACTTCACGCTCTCGGGCGTGAGTCCCGTGATCTCTGCGATCTTCAGTCCGCGGTAGACGAGGCAGAAGAAGACGGCGTCGCGGTAGCCCTCGGCGTTTCCGTCGGCGGCGCAGGCGGCGACCAGGGCGCGTAGCTCGCCGTCACCCAGGGTGCGTCCGCGCGGCGCGGCGGCCTTCTTGCTGGCCTTCTTCGGCTTGCTGGCGGCCTCCGGCTCCGCACCCTCCGGGAGGAAGCCGAGCTCCTCGCACTCCTCGATCACCTTCGAGAGCGTGCTGCGGATCTTCTGGACCTGCCGGGCCGGGTAACTGTCGGGGACGACGCGGTAGCCGCGGGTCTCGTCCGCTCGGCAGCGGAGCGCTTCGATTCGCGCCGGGGCGCCCTTTTCCTTCAGGATCGTGAGAGCGGCGGCGCCGTGGTAGGGGCGAACCTGTTGCCAGGGGAAGTCGACGCTGTCGCACTTGCCGCCGCTGATGACCGTGGCCAGGGTCTCGAGGGCTTCCTCGGCGGCCTTGCGGCTGTCGTCGCTCCGGAAGGTGCTCAGGTAGTTCTCGGCGGCGCGGCGGCCCTTGGCGAGTTCGACGGGATGGAGGAGGAAGTCCGCGTCGTCCTGGGGTGACAGCTCCGCGATCGGCGGAGGCGACGCTTCGAGCGGCTGCGCTTCACCCGGCTCGGGGGCGTGCCCGGAGATGAGGGCGCTGCTCGCGTCGTCGAGCTGTTCGGAGGGCGAAGTGGCTGAGGGGGCGGGGGGAGCGACTTCGACGGCCAAGGGAATCCTCCTTCGCAGGGTCAGGAAATGACCTGGGGTTCTCATTTCTATAGATGTCGACACAGATGTCAACTCCGACCGGTCTTTCGAGCTGCGACTTCTCAGAAAATCCTTTGATCCTGATCACTTGGCGGTCGATCACAGAATGCCCCTGAGGGGCCGCGGACATGCGTTCACGTTCGGATGCCCTCCGGGATACACTCTGGTCGATGCCTACGCGACCTGAATCCAGCCCGTCCGAACCCGCTCCGCTCGCCTTCTTCGAGGGATTCGCCTGGTCCGTGCCCACGGCCTTCTCGGCGGCCCTGGCGGGCTTCCGCTTCGAGCAGGGAGACGTGCTCTACCGCGAGGAAGCCGCGTATGAGGCCCAGGCGGACGCCGGGACATCGGGCGGCGCCGCACTCCAGATCCTGTTGCCGAAGCGGAGCGCGCGGACGACGCCGGCGGACGCCGAAGGGGATCGGCGAACGGCGCTCTGGGAGGCGGAGGTCGTCCTCGATTGCGTCGACCTCGCTTCCGGCGCAAGCGAGACGCGAACGGTGAGCCAGGGGAAGCTCCTCATGACCCTCTGGACCGGGGACGAGGAATGGCTCGATCCAGCGCGGGAGGAGCCCCCGGTTCCGCTCGCCGCTCGCGGCCTCGCGACGCGGCTCGAAGAAGTCGAGGGCACGCTGGCCGGGGACTTCGACACGACGCACGGGTCGCGTTTCCTGTTCGTCGTCGACCTCGCGAGCGATGCGTCCCGCGCGAAGGCGGCCGCGATCGAGGAGGCGCTCTCGGCCCTCGGGCCCGTCGAGCGCGTCGAGCGGACGGCCGCCCGGTCGGGCGTCTCGGAGGCGGATCGCTTCCACCCGGCGCTGCGTGTGCGCGGCCTCGCGGTCGCCGGCGCGGACCCGGAGCGGGTCCAGGCCGCGCTCCGCGGTGCGCTCTACGGGGGCCGCGCGACCCCGGATCCGGATGCAGAGGACGCCGGCCCCGACCGCTTCTCGGTCGCGCGTCACGGCCTGCTCACGTCGATCGGCGAGGACTGATCCGGGGACGCCGCTCCCCGGGCGCTACTCGATCACGATCGTCGCGCGCTCGAGGGTGATCGGTCGCTGGGGGCGACCGGGATCCCGGGCGGCGCCGAGGGACTCGATCTTCGCGAGGGTGGCCAGGCTGTCCGGGTCCTCAATTCGGCCGAAGACGGTGTGGCGCCCGTCCAGATCGGGCGTCGCGCGGAAGGTCAGGAAGAACTGGCTGCCGTCGGTTCGCGGTCCGGCGTTCGCCATCGAGAGCGTGCCGCGCCGGCTGTGCGTCTCCGCGTCGGGACCGAACTCGCCTTCGTACTGGAAACCGGGGCCACCGGTCCCGTTGCCCTTGGGATCGCCGCCCTGGGCCATGAAGCCCTGGATCACGCGGTGAAAGAGGGTTCCGTCGTAGAAGCCGAGCCGGGTGAGGTAGAGCGTCGTGCCGACGTGCTTCGGTGCGGACTCGTGGAAGAGTCGGATCTTCATCTCGCCCTGGTTGGTCTTGAGCTTCCAGACGTAGGTCTTGTCCGGTGCGAACTCGACCCGCGGCGGCTTCGCGACCCGGGTCTTCCAGCCGCTTCGCTTGCGGTCGACCGGGTTGGAGAGAATAAACTCGTCGAGGGCCGCCATGGCGGGGTCGCTCGGGCGCTCCTGGTCGGCGCGGGCGCCCTGCTCGGAACAGCCGAAGACGAGGACGAGGGTGAGGAGGCCGAGCAAGGCGCGGAAGGCGCGCGGGGCACCGGCGCGAAACGACATGGATCTCTCCTGTGACGAGGCGGGAGGGGGCGGCCGCGTAACGTACGGCGTTCAGGGCGAAGCGCTAACGCTTCCGACAGAGCCCGAGCGCCCGGAGTTCCTTCGCCGCTTCCCCGGCCCAGCCGCGATTCGCCTTGGGGGACGCGGGGCTCGGGTGGAGCACGCGCCCGATCTCGAGTTCGCGCCCGCCCAGGACCTCGCGCGCCCGGTTCTCCGCGAAGGCCCCGATTCCGACGATCCATTCCGGCTCCAGGATGTCGACGAGTCGGTGGAGGTGATCGTCGCACGCTTCGTAGAGGCGTTCGCGCTCTGCTGGCGCGAGCTTGTCGGGGGTCCGGTTCTTTCCCGAGGCCTC
Above is a genomic segment from bacterium containing:
- a CDS encoding PilZ domain-containing protein; amino-acid sequence: MGQWRQAQTGLQKFPRVATAVPVRITTVDAETEPATGRAFFRSAEETTANLSRGGAYVKSWEPLAAGRRVVITIALPDEAELQLVGRVVWTRRALRPNQGGEIEPAGYGIEFVGGSRAELDALDRYLTALAPRAKTTSPPPLRPAAPTP
- a CDS encoding peptidylprolyl isomerase; amino-acid sequence: MSFRAGAPRAFRALLGLLTLVLVFGCSEQGARADQERPSDPAMAALDEFILSNPVDRKRSGWKTRVAKPPRVEFAPDKTYVWKLKTNQGEMKIRLFHESAPKHVGTTLYLTRLGFYDGTLFHRVIQGFMAQGGDPKGNGTGGPGFQYEGEFGPDAETHSRRGTLSMANAGPRTDGSQFFLTFRATPDLDGRHTVFGRIEDPDSLATLAKIESLGAARDPGRPQRPITLERATIVIE
- a CDS encoding site-specific integrase; the encoded protein is MAVEVAPPAPSATSPSEQLDDASSALISGHAPEPGEAQPLEASPPPIAELSPQDDADFLLHPVELAKGRRAAENYLSTFRSDDSRKAAEEALETLATVISGGKCDSVDFPWQQVRPYHGAAALTILKEKGAPARIEALRCRADETRGYRVVPDSYPARQVQKIRSTLSKVIEECEELGFLPEGAEPEAASKPKKASKKAAAPRGRTLGDGELRALVAACAADGNAEGYRDAVFFCLVYRGLKIAEITGLTPESVKFNNKTGACTITARPKGGGRGRKVELSNDELIVLEDWLDRRGQDAGPLLCTLGRGGKVEGKRLTTAMLKALCEERAHQAEVPVFTPNDLSRSAEVLTNHRKATRRKANRLAQTTLSNAEKALYLPADMTDEDELNQTIQFPFLGLSD
- a CDS encoding sigma-54 dependent transcriptional regulator — encoded protein: MADSILIAEDERASGEYLKLLLEEMGYEVRLVGNGVEALLALEARSFDLVITDLRMPSMDGFELLTHLGQRWPGMPAIVLSANENPQDVIDAVRLGAVNYLLKPATPASVGSAVERALLTRSRTVVEDATVPELVGESKAMVEVRHRVLMAARSDVHVLVTGDTGTGKELVSRAIHTHSGLSKGPFVAHNCALSPSDLFESEFFGHRRGAFTGADRDRRGLLREAHEGVLFLDELETLDMGFQAKLLRVIDDGEVRPVGAEKAERVNVRFVAATNREAQVMIDEGSLREDLYYRLRGVEIRLPALADRREDIPLLVAHFDKAGSAGFTPEAIEALCAAPLPGNVRQLRNLVQGARAAAGDAPVGMLHLPTDQIGRGGPVVPTGSGAEGVPRGVPLREIERRAIVQALEDCDGNRTRAAKLLDIDRSTLRRKVAEYGIDA